The following proteins are co-located in the Acropora palmata chromosome 11, jaAcrPala1.3, whole genome shotgun sequence genome:
- the LOC141897971 gene encoding calmodulin-like isoform X1 → MTTKRREGLEIENIEDKLTEEQIEEYRDAFKFFDKDGNGFITTRELGAIMRSLGQNPTEIELQDMVNEVDYDGNGVVDFGEFVNMMINQNNNTLDQDELLEAFRTFDGDDKGYIFSNEIRYVMRHMGESIPEQDINEILQDQQESRKRKITFEEFVKLVKPEV, encoded by the exons ATGACCACGAAAAGACGAGAAGGGCTGGAAATCGAAAATATAGAG GACAAACTCACGGAAGAACAAATTGAAG AATACCGCGATGCTTTTAAGTTTTTCGATAAAGATGGTAATGGCTTTATCACAACGCGTGAGCTGGGTGCCATCATGAGGTCACTGGGGCAGAATCCTACTGAAATCGAACTTCAAGATATGGTTAACGAAGTCGATTATGATG GCAACGGTGTCGTGGATTTTGGTGAATTTGTGAACATGATGATCAACCAGAATAATAACACCCTTGATCAAGATGAACTCCTCGAAGCTTTCAGAACATTTGACGGCGACGACAAAGGCTACATCTTTTCCAATGAAATTCGCTATGTGATGCGCCACATGGGCGAGAGTATTCCAGAACAAGACATAAACGAGATTTTACAGGATCAGCAAGAAAGCAGGAAGCGAAAGATAACTTTTGAAG AATTTGTGAAACTCGTCAAACCGGAAGTTTGA
- the LOC141897971 gene encoding calmodulin-like isoform X2 produces the protein MDKLTEEQIEEYRDAFKFFDKDGNGFITTRELGAIMRSLGQNPTEIELQDMVNEVDYDGNGVVDFGEFVNMMINQNNNTLDQDELLEAFRTFDGDDKGYIFSNEIRYVMRHMGESIPEQDINEILQDQQESRKRKITFEEFVKLVKPEV, from the exons ATG GACAAACTCACGGAAGAACAAATTGAAG AATACCGCGATGCTTTTAAGTTTTTCGATAAAGATGGTAATGGCTTTATCACAACGCGTGAGCTGGGTGCCATCATGAGGTCACTGGGGCAGAATCCTACTGAAATCGAACTTCAAGATATGGTTAACGAAGTCGATTATGATG GCAACGGTGTCGTGGATTTTGGTGAATTTGTGAACATGATGATCAACCAGAATAATAACACCCTTGATCAAGATGAACTCCTCGAAGCTTTCAGAACATTTGACGGCGACGACAAAGGCTACATCTTTTCCAATGAAATTCGCTATGTGATGCGCCACATGGGCGAGAGTATTCCAGAACAAGACATAAACGAGATTTTACAGGATCAGCAAGAAAGCAGGAAGCGAAAGATAACTTTTGAAG AATTTGTGAAACTCGTCAAACCGGAAGTTTGA